One region of Ahniella affigens genomic DNA includes:
- the pxpA gene encoding 5-oxoprolinase subunit PxpA has product MNDVAALELNADLGEMMDDGRTDALLMPWIQRANIACGGHAGDGDSMRAALRLAAAHRVRAGAHPSYPDREGFGRRACSLPQADVIASVLEQVSALVAEASALTIELDHIKPHGALYNQAAKDPGLAEALVAALKAHFPNQALLGLAGSAMAESCARQGYRFLAEAFLDRAYGADGQLRPRTLPGAVLTLDAALAQAAQLRQGWLVSSDGQRLDIQADSYCVHGDGAEALPLLKALYEAGYASPRL; this is encoded by the coding sequence ATGAACGACGTGGCAGCGCTGGAACTGAATGCCGATTTGGGCGAGATGATGGACGATGGGCGAACCGATGCGCTCCTGATGCCCTGGATTCAGCGGGCCAACATTGCCTGTGGCGGTCATGCTGGCGATGGCGACAGCATGCGTGCCGCGTTGCGATTGGCCGCGGCGCATCGCGTCCGCGCTGGCGCCCATCCGTCGTACCCAGATCGAGAGGGCTTTGGCCGCCGGGCGTGCTCGCTGCCGCAAGCCGACGTTATTGCGTCAGTGCTTGAACAGGTTTCAGCACTGGTTGCCGAGGCGAGCGCGTTGACGATCGAACTCGATCACATCAAGCCGCACGGCGCGCTCTACAACCAGGCGGCAAAGGATCCCGGTCTGGCGGAAGCTCTGGTGGCCGCTCTGAAGGCGCATTTCCCGAATCAGGCGCTGCTGGGCTTGGCCGGTTCGGCGATGGCAGAATCGTGTGCGCGTCAGGGCTATCGATTCCTGGCGGAGGCGTTTCTGGACCGCGCCTATGGCGCCGATGGCCAACTCCGGCCACGGACGCTGCCGGGTGCCGTGCTCACGCTCGACGCCGCGTTGGCACAGGCCGCGCAGCTACGTCAAGGCTGGCTGGTCAGTTCTGATGGCCAGCGACTCGACATTCAGGCCGACAGCTACTGTGTGCACGGCGACGGCGCCGAAGCCCTGCCGTTGCTGAAGGCGCTATACGAAGCCGGCTATGCGTCGCCGCGTCTCTAG
- a CDS encoding biotin-dependent carboxyltransferase family protein, producing the protein MSITVHDAGVLATIQGDPRRGFEQFGVPPSGAMDRVACLALNALLGNAPDGPVIELALGTLNMTATETRHVAVLAQGFELRIDGAMRALAEAHVWPAGSRLTLRRREGPGYAYLGIGGRWRLSPQLGSVSTDVRNHIGGMAGRPLQAGDCFEIESNASADTPPARLRLRWPLQDLQHPQLRVIVHEPKLAAPLFGANLTVDLNSTRQALLLHPPTSVPHDQRQRLSTPQWPGAIQALPDGRFALLGPEAQTIGGYPLVASVCAADLSRLGRISGGQTLRCLPVSVSAAAQLARQQQAWLREWLSEITLRRAPNNRG; encoded by the coding sequence ATGAGCATCACGGTTCATGACGCTGGTGTGCTGGCGACGATTCAAGGCGACCCCCGACGCGGCTTTGAACAGTTCGGCGTCCCCCCGAGCGGCGCCATGGATCGCGTCGCGTGTCTGGCGCTGAATGCCCTGCTCGGCAATGCGCCAGACGGTCCGGTCATCGAATTGGCGCTCGGGACATTGAATATGACCGCCACTGAGACCCGACATGTTGCCGTGTTGGCACAGGGTTTTGAGCTGCGCATCGATGGCGCGATGCGCGCATTGGCCGAAGCGCATGTCTGGCCTGCCGGTTCACGCCTGACACTTCGGCGCCGCGAGGGCCCGGGATACGCGTATCTCGGTATTGGCGGACGCTGGCGGTTGTCACCCCAGCTCGGCTCGGTCAGCACCGATGTCCGCAATCACATCGGCGGGATGGCCGGCAGACCCTTGCAGGCCGGTGATTGCTTTGAGATCGAATCCAACGCAAGCGCCGATACGCCACCCGCGCGCCTGCGTCTGCGTTGGCCGCTGCAGGATCTTCAGCATCCGCAACTTCGGGTGATCGTGCATGAGCCCAAGTTGGCCGCGCCATTGTTCGGCGCGAATCTGACGGTCGATCTGAACAGCACGCGCCAGGCACTATTGTTGCATCCACCAACGTCGGTTCCGCACGATCAGCGACAACGGCTGTCAACGCCGCAATGGCCCGGTGCGATCCAGGCACTGCCCGACGGGCGTTTTGCATTGTTGGGTCCGGAGGCACAGACGATCGGCGGCTACCCGTTGGTGGCCAGTGTCTGTGCCGCCGATCTATCACGGCTTGGACGAATCTCTGGTGGCCAAACCCTGCGCTGTCTGCCCGTCAGCGTTAGCGCTGCCGCGCAGTTGGCACGCCAACAACAAGCATGGTTGCGCGAATGGCTCAGCGAGATCACGCTTCGACGGGCACCGAACAACCGAGGATGA
- a CDS encoding 5-oxoprolinase subunit B family protein, with translation MRKLRVIAITERHFRLSLPAAIDLDTQRTIHALDHFLRAQDWPDRIAQWPGYADLVIEVRAGGATDALAERLESGLQHWLDLEAVDALQSSPDTQEIVWIDVDCSPANAVDLAHCAACCGLTEAAYLERFFETTFTVGLIGFQPGFPYLLGLPESLHVPRRESPRARVPAGSVAIAGAQAGIYPERSPGGWNLIGQTNVRLFDPERTPCSLLRPGMQIQFRNITGRKP, from the coding sequence GTGCGCAAGCTCCGTGTGATCGCGATCACCGAGCGGCATTTTCGGCTGTCTTTGCCGGCAGCGATCGATCTCGACACCCAGCGCACCATTCACGCCCTCGACCACTTCTTGCGCGCACAAGACTGGCCCGACCGCATTGCGCAGTGGCCTGGCTATGCTGATCTGGTGATCGAGGTCCGGGCTGGTGGCGCCACCGACGCGCTCGCCGAGCGCCTGGAATCGGGCCTACAGCACTGGCTCGACTTAGAGGCGGTCGACGCTCTGCAATCTAGCCCTGATACCCAAGAAATCGTCTGGATCGACGTCGATTGCAGCCCTGCCAATGCGGTTGATCTGGCGCATTGCGCGGCCTGTTGCGGACTGACCGAAGCAGCGTACCTGGAGCGATTTTTCGAGACGACGTTCACCGTCGGGCTGATCGGGTTTCAGCCGGGTTTTCCGTATTTGCTCGGTCTACCCGAATCACTGCACGTACCACGCCGCGAGTCACCCCGGGCGCGGGTCCCGGCCGGCAGCGTTGCCATTGCGGGCGCCCAGGCGGGGATCTACCCGGAGAGATCACCGGGCGGCTGGAACCTGATTGGGCAGACCAACGTCCGCCTGTTTGATCCAGAACGGACACCTTGCAGTCTGCTTCGCCCTGGCATGCAGATTCAGTTCCGCAACATCACCGGAAGGAAGCCATGA
- a CDS encoding ankyrin repeat domain-containing protein — MSSFIKQALGVLLSARYFLPAVAFGAIGIYLDHPSVLALLLGVQPLFAAAATRALGYELEESLLTLVLRRGSVLLGWLLVFAILVAFAVGWPLMQLLAKGGLTYAMVLSVGFLLCLFALVPFWPVFGLALLWDDAYPDQGGVSWMGTAWVRITAFARHLTNGPHPLSGAWLTVAFAQSVLAAGALLLAGIGDVLPSEFRTLGLWVYLLALSPLAHLVTLWCVERLLIGEEDEIDETALPPPAPEERLAPTLDLSTLDDLIPDSGSRNAALLNAAAHGEVDLALRLLREGADPNAEPGPMDKDQRTALMCAALSPDLRLLRELIARGANVNRQQHGLSALLLACRDSVAGRAESVITLLANGANVRQHDTEGHSALHYAAHTVDPTVAAALVDSGADLEWVNRDGYTPLAVAARAGNEAIVKLLLERGARADPERGVPALIAAASAQEDVAPIVKRLLKARARIDARDRLGRTALHAAALHGHGEICELLLAHGIEIDARDSHGVTALMEAARSGSNRVLTRMVFRKPNASFVDAVGRTALHLACQSRQSTLETAQSLLAMGVNTELKTKDGKRAVDYAAQLGRYDFVALIDPEYPLPNAIRESQSLPTALPNQEAHAEERLRLLHEALRLGRLVVARELLGIQPPLPAETLWQMTSTPLAIDSASALECLLTAGLPLDWQGQSLLERALSQDPPALCVADHLLDRGASAGGPMLGCLLAHACPDAQSMERVETVALRLLAAGSDPCSSRDGRSPLHWACALDLGELALQLLARGHDPNSRDRQGDTPLGLLGPRHGLTLAQALLVLGANPEQISRDGQTPLGRALVAKQTDLAYLLNWPDWPLPGRPLRDGDLVDAAKVGDLESVSKLLDLGLHIDARDHQGCSALLRAAGGGHQALLELLLARGADVGLPAHNFATPLSAAIVARRDRAIERLIEHGVNINQPAQDGLTPVMLAAAMGATDLVDRLLAAGADASLQDRFGNTALHAVAMLAWDAYEAEPARSLFARLLDRGCPINERNHDGQNALLVVLGARAQAGQPVPNRQMLGLVDALLARGADLDCQDRRGISVLHAAAMHGSIELVDRLLVAGADVRRRDTLGRSAYDVAVLLGLIDVAQKLKRD, encoded by the coding sequence ATGTCGAGCTTTATCAAACAAGCGCTAGGCGTCCTGCTGTCGGCGCGCTACTTCCTGCCTGCAGTCGCGTTCGGCGCGATCGGCATTTATCTCGATCATCCTTCGGTACTGGCGTTGCTGCTGGGCGTCCAGCCCTTGTTCGCGGCAGCGGCAACACGTGCGCTCGGATACGAACTCGAAGAGAGCCTGCTGACGCTGGTGCTCCGCCGCGGCAGCGTGCTGCTCGGGTGGCTGTTGGTGTTCGCGATTCTGGTCGCATTTGCGGTGGGTTGGCCGCTGATGCAACTACTCGCCAAAGGCGGGCTGACCTATGCCATGGTGCTGTCGGTCGGATTCCTGCTGTGCCTCTTCGCGTTGGTGCCGTTTTGGCCGGTGTTCGGTCTGGCGCTTCTTTGGGACGACGCGTATCCGGATCAAGGCGGCGTGTCCTGGATGGGTACGGCGTGGGTGCGCATCACGGCGTTCGCCCGCCATCTGACGAACGGCCCGCACCCGCTCAGCGGCGCCTGGCTGACGGTGGCGTTTGCCCAGTCTGTGCTCGCAGCCGGCGCATTGTTGCTCGCTGGCATTGGCGATGTGCTGCCCAGCGAATTCCGCACACTCGGGCTTTGGGTCTACCTGCTCGCATTGAGTCCGCTCGCGCATCTGGTCACGCTTTGGTGTGTGGAGCGGTTACTGATCGGCGAAGAGGATGAGATTGATGAAACCGCGCTGCCTCCGCCGGCCCCGGAAGAGCGTCTGGCGCCAACTCTCGATCTCAGCACCCTCGACGATTTGATTCCAGACAGCGGCAGCCGAAACGCCGCCTTGCTGAACGCCGCGGCGCACGGCGAGGTCGACCTGGCGCTTCGGTTGCTCCGCGAAGGCGCCGATCCGAATGCCGAGCCCGGCCCCATGGACAAGGACCAGCGTACTGCTTTGATGTGCGCGGCTCTCAGCCCCGACCTCCGCTTGTTGCGCGAACTCATCGCCCGCGGGGCCAACGTCAATCGTCAGCAGCATGGCTTGAGTGCGCTGCTGTTGGCGTGCCGCGACTCGGTTGCCGGACGGGCCGAGTCGGTCATCACCTTGCTTGCAAACGGTGCCAACGTGCGCCAGCACGACACCGAAGGCCATTCTGCACTGCATTACGCCGCCCACACGGTCGACCCGACCGTCGCCGCCGCGCTCGTTGATTCCGGGGCGGACCTGGAGTGGGTCAACCGCGATGGCTACACGCCGTTGGCCGTGGCCGCGCGCGCGGGCAATGAGGCCATCGTCAAATTGCTGCTCGAACGCGGCGCCCGGGCCGACCCTGAGCGTGGGGTGCCGGCGCTGATTGCAGCCGCCAGTGCCCAGGAAGACGTCGCGCCCATCGTCAAGCGGTTGTTGAAAGCACGCGCGCGAATCGATGCCCGCGACCGTCTGGGCCGCACGGCGCTCCATGCAGCGGCGTTGCACGGGCACGGCGAGATCTGCGAACTGCTGTTGGCGCATGGCATCGAGATTGATGCTCGCGATAGCCATGGTGTGACGGCGCTGATGGAAGCCGCGCGCTCGGGCTCCAACCGCGTCTTGACCCGCATGGTGTTCCGTAAACCGAATGCGAGTTTCGTCGACGCCGTGGGCCGCACGGCGTTGCACCTCGCCTGCCAGTCCCGGCAATCGACGCTCGAGACGGCGCAGAGCCTTTTGGCCATGGGCGTCAATACCGAATTGAAAACCAAAGACGGTAAGCGCGCGGTCGATTATGCCGCCCAGCTTGGGCGCTACGACTTTGTCGCGCTGATCGACCCGGAATACCCGTTGCCAAACGCGATCCGCGAATCGCAAAGCCTGCCGACTGCGCTACCCAATCAAGAGGCGCATGCCGAAGAGCGATTGCGCCTGCTGCATGAGGCCTTGCGGCTGGGCCGCCTCGTCGTGGCGCGCGAACTGTTGGGCATTCAACCGCCGCTCCCTGCTGAAACGCTTTGGCAAATGACCAGCACGCCACTGGCCATTGATAGCGCGAGTGCGCTGGAATGCCTGCTGACGGCTGGCCTGCCGCTGGATTGGCAGGGGCAGTCCTTGCTGGAGCGGGCGCTATCACAGGATCCCCCTGCGCTTTGTGTGGCCGATCATTTGCTGGATCGCGGCGCGTCGGCTGGTGGCCCCATGCTGGGCTGCCTGCTGGCACATGCCTGTCCTGACGCGCAATCCATGGAGCGGGTGGAAACTGTGGCGCTACGTTTGCTTGCGGCTGGCAGTGACCCCTGTTCGAGTCGCGATGGGCGCAGTCCATTGCACTGGGCTTGCGCACTCGATTTGGGTGAGCTCGCGCTGCAGTTGCTCGCACGCGGGCACGACCCCAACAGTCGGGATCGACAAGGTGACACACCACTTGGTCTGCTCGGTCCTCGGCATGGGCTGACCTTGGCGCAAGCGCTTTTGGTGCTGGGCGCGAACCCCGAGCAGATTTCCCGTGATGGGCAGACGCCGCTGGGCCGTGCGCTGGTAGCCAAGCAAACGGATCTGGCCTATCTGCTGAACTGGCCGGACTGGCCACTGCCGGGCCGACCCTTGCGCGATGGTGATTTGGTCGATGCGGCCAAAGTCGGCGATCTGGAAAGCGTCAGCAAGCTGCTCGATCTCGGGCTGCATATCGATGCGCGCGACCATCAGGGCTGCAGCGCATTGCTGCGCGCGGCGGGCGGTGGTCACCAGGCGCTACTCGAACTACTGCTGGCCCGCGGCGCCGATGTGGGTCTGCCGGCGCATAACTTTGCGACACCGCTCAGCGCCGCCATAGTGGCCCGGCGAGATCGGGCGATCGAACGCCTGATCGAGCACGGCGTCAACATCAACCAACCCGCGCAAGATGGGCTGACTCCGGTCATGCTGGCCGCGGCGATGGGCGCTACCGATCTGGTCGACCGCCTGTTGGCTGCAGGGGCAGATGCGAGCTTGCAAGATCGCTTTGGCAACACGGCCCTTCACGCCGTCGCGATGCTGGCCTGGGACGCATATGAAGCCGAGCCGGCGCGCAGTTTGTTCGCCCGCCTGCTGGATCGCGGCTGCCCGATCAACGAACGCAATCACGACGGCCAGAACGCACTGCTGGTGGTGCTGGGTGCGCGTGCGCAGGCCGGTCAGCCGGTGCCCAATCGGCAGATGCTGGGTCTAGTCGACGCCCTGCTCGCGCGCGGCGCTGATCTCGACTGCCAGGATCGCCGCGGCATTTCCGTGCTCCATGCGGCTGCAATGCATGGCAGTATCGAGTTGGTGGATCGCTTATTGGTGGCGGGTGCTGATGTCCGTCGTCGCGACACCTTGGGACGCAGCGCGTACGATGTGGCGGTGTTGCTCGGCCTGATCGATGTCGCGCAGAAACTGAAGCGGGACTGA
- a CDS encoding multidrug effflux MFS transporter — protein sequence MAASSSRHIQHPVALAALLSLLAMFGPFTIDAFFPAFNAVALDLNANPVEMQQTISLYLVGYALMALVHGPMSDRFGRRRIILFGVVAYAIASLGCALATTIESLWLFRFLQGCTTGAGLIVGRAIIRDLYHGAEAQRILAMTSMFFGVAPAVAPAIGAAVFDLAGWHAVFFMLVLYGLGLWLLCSLVLPESHPPERRIQLSPRSLVQTYWRISTDRDFVWLVMASGLNFAAMFVYISSAPVFIEQHMHLGTHGYPWFFIPLITGMTLGAASSARMAGRISPRASVIYGYRIMAVAMLCNLAYAWLQPVPTAPWAVLPIALYGLGSSMAQPALNLSMLDRHGSHRGSAASVQGFLWSVLLAVVSGAIAAWASVSTGRLAWCSIGFFGLAFACYYLARHAVPDSKQIQVQPDPEDETAAAAK from the coding sequence ATGGCCGCCTCCTCGTCCCGACACATCCAACACCCGGTTGCGCTAGCGGCGTTGTTGTCGCTGCTTGCGATGTTTGGGCCGTTCACGATCGACGCGTTCTTTCCCGCATTCAACGCGGTCGCACTCGACCTGAACGCCAATCCGGTCGAGATGCAGCAAACCATCAGTCTTTATCTGGTGGGCTACGCCCTCATGGCGCTGGTCCATGGCCCGATGTCCGATCGCTTTGGACGGCGGCGGATCATCTTGTTCGGAGTGGTTGCCTATGCCATCGCGTCGCTGGGCTGCGCGCTGGCGACAACCATCGAATCACTGTGGTTATTCCGATTCCTGCAGGGCTGCACCACCGGCGCCGGATTGATCGTCGGGCGCGCGATCATCCGCGACTTGTATCACGGCGCCGAGGCGCAACGGATTCTCGCCATGACCTCCATGTTCTTCGGGGTCGCGCCCGCCGTGGCACCAGCGATCGGTGCGGCGGTATTTGATCTGGCCGGCTGGCATGCGGTGTTCTTCATGCTCGTGCTATATGGGCTCGGGCTCTGGCTGCTCTGTTCGCTGGTCCTACCTGAGTCCCATCCGCCTGAGCGGCGCATTCAGCTCAGCCCGCGCTCGCTCGTCCAAACCTACTGGCGGATCAGTACCGACCGCGATTTCGTGTGGCTCGTCATGGCGTCCGGGCTCAATTTTGCGGCGATGTTTGTCTATATTTCGTCGGCACCCGTGTTCATTGAGCAGCACATGCATCTTGGCACGCACGGTTACCCTTGGTTCTTTATTCCGTTGATCACCGGCATGACGCTCGGCGCCGCCAGCTCGGCGCGTATGGCAGGCCGTATCTCGCCGCGGGCATCGGTGATTTACGGATATCGCATCATGGCCGTGGCAATGCTCTGCAACCTGGCCTACGCCTGGCTGCAACCAGTACCCACCGCCCCCTGGGCGGTCCTGCCGATTGCGCTGTATGGCCTGGGCTCGTCCATGGCACAACCAGCGTTGAATCTGTCCATGCTCGATCGACATGGCTCGCATCGCGGTTCTGCGGCGTCGGTCCAGGGCTTTCTTTGGAGTGTGCTGCTCGCTGTCGTGTCTGGTGCCATCGCCGCCTGGGCCAGCGTCAGTACAGGCCGCCTGGCGTGGTGTTCGATTGGCTTTTTCGGCCTCGCGTTTGCCTGTTACTACCTGGCGCGCCACGCCGTCCCGGATTCCAAGCAGATACAAGTCCAACCGGATCCCGAAGACGAGACGGCCGCTGCGGCGAAGTGA
- a CDS encoding DUF2884 family protein yields the protein MLRKGWMALAISLSLAAGTASAGHCELDFDSDYALRLDHGDLEFTSHDNQGPQKVRIEGSRVFVDGKELSLSAEQRARVADFSQNVGALARDAAEIGLEGVDIAYVAVTEVAKMFQDDAKERRELNERLDRSRAEVRKSIATFAENGSFNEQEFERLIEDNVETVVGDLVGVVVGEIVGEAISIALSGDEAKAKELEARADALEKTIEEKVESRAKALEKKADALCERAKSLGDLDNAMALRTDQGTAIDLLR from the coding sequence ATGCTACGGAAAGGATGGATGGCGCTGGCAATCAGTTTGTCGTTGGCGGCGGGGACGGCTTCGGCCGGTCACTGCGAGCTGGATTTTGACAGTGATTATGCCCTGCGCCTTGATCATGGCGACCTCGAATTCACCAGTCATGACAACCAGGGCCCGCAAAAGGTCCGGATTGAGGGCAGCCGCGTGTTTGTGGACGGCAAGGAACTCAGCCTGAGCGCCGAACAGCGCGCCCGCGTGGCTGATTTTTCCCAGAATGTGGGCGCATTGGCCCGTGACGCCGCCGAGATCGGCCTGGAAGGCGTTGATATCGCCTACGTGGCGGTCACCGAAGTTGCAAAGATGTTCCAGGATGACGCCAAGGAACGGCGCGAATTGAACGAACGCCTGGACCGCTCGCGCGCAGAAGTCAGAAAGAGCATTGCCACCTTCGCGGAAAACGGCAGTTTCAACGAGCAGGAGTTTGAACGCTTGATTGAGGACAATGTCGAAACCGTGGTGGGCGACCTGGTCGGCGTCGTGGTCGGCGAAATCGTCGGCGAGGCGATCAGCATCGCGCTGTCGGGCGATGAAGCCAAGGCCAAGGAACTCGAAGCCCGTGCCGACGCACTGGAAAAAACCATCGAAGAGAAAGTCGAATCCCGCGCCAAGGCCCTGGAGAAAAAGGCTGATGCCCTGTGCGAACGCGCAAAGTCACTCGGCGACCTCGACAACGCGATGGCGTTGCGTACGGACCAAGGCACGGCGATTGATCTGCTCCGCTGA
- a CDS encoding YkvA family protein — protein sequence MGLSINIELSDNDLDHFQEVLKRAQEAAGSKSSREITEAATRLLGDAHSSHAPEFISERLAKLESLISMVHDEGWGLPEDEKARVLTALTYFADPKDVIPDHVPVVGYLDDAIMIELCVRELKHELESYLDFVSFRTNEAAERGLDPVTLGRAEWLEDRRQELQDRMRRRRDRDRYSGSGGGGGSFFKFR from the coding sequence ATGGGTCTGTCGATCAATATCGAACTTTCTGACAACGACCTGGACCATTTTCAGGAAGTCCTGAAGCGGGCCCAGGAAGCTGCCGGTTCCAAGTCTTCGCGCGAAATCACCGAAGCCGCCACGCGGCTGCTCGGCGACGCGCATAGCTCGCATGCCCCGGAATTCATCTCCGAGCGCCTGGCGAAGCTGGAAAGCCTGATTTCCATGGTGCATGACGAAGGCTGGGGCCTGCCGGAAGACGAAAAGGCGCGGGTGCTGACCGCCCTGACGTATTTTGCCGATCCGAAGGACGTGATCCCCGATCACGTGCCCGTGGTCGGCTATCTGGACGACGCCATCATGATCGAACTCTGCGTTCGCGAGCTCAAGCATGAGCTGGAGTCCTACCTCGATTTCGTCAGCTTCCGCACGAACGAAGCCGCTGAGCGCGGTCTTGATCCCGTCACGCTGGGTCGGGCCGAGTGGCTGGAAGATCGCCGTCAGGAGCTGCAGGACCGTATGCGCCGTCGCCGCGACCGTGATCGCTACTCCGGCAGTGGCGGTGGCGGTGGCAGCTTCTTCAAGTTCCGTTGA
- a CDS encoding substrate-binding domain-containing protein produces MAASSSSVEQGLGAHVRRALMQRSNAMIQFQRIMAFCCALLLAVSGFGAKAQQVATDAAARRALGDLAVTAYASDGGGKLALGDYATIAALDRVLKGESDAALVARGVHTLRATELELTFTPLVWDGLVLITHLKNPVRNIGLRQLRDVYAGKIKNWKELGGTDAPINLYSVAGPLDGVEYELRRALYGYGHVPIAAGRWYLNTGSLEAAVALDANAIAVSSLSNAFANKQIKMLNLEGVVPSRVAVRRGEYLLAMPIYLVSRTVPENPHAARLQRLISAESLTRSLHARKLTPIRDASLLTKVFDHRREQLLAILAVPPEQPLSPDLLAPQEIEPRPGTETAVSGNNASMAPAAPETEIDAPASTRH; encoded by the coding sequence GTGGCAGCTTCTTCAAGTTCCGTTGAGCAAGGTCTCGGCGCCCACGTGCGTCGCGCCCTGATGCAACGCTCGAACGCCATGATCCAGTTCCAAAGGATCATGGCGTTTTGCTGTGCGCTACTCCTGGCCGTTTCCGGGTTCGGCGCAAAGGCGCAACAAGTCGCAACCGATGCGGCCGCTCGCCGGGCGCTGGGCGATCTCGCGGTGACCGCGTATGCCAGTGATGGCGGCGGCAAGTTGGCACTGGGTGACTACGCCACCATCGCGGCGTTGGACCGGGTGCTGAAAGGCGAGTCCGACGCCGCTCTGGTCGCCCGCGGCGTGCACACGCTGCGAGCCACTGAGTTGGAACTCACGTTCACGCCGCTGGTCTGGGATGGTCTGGTGCTGATTACGCACCTGAAGAATCCGGTCCGGAACATCGGGCTTCGCCAACTGCGCGATGTCTATGCCGGCAAGATCAAGAATTGGAAGGAATTGGGCGGCACCGATGCGCCGATCAACCTGTATTCGGTCGCAGGGCCGCTCGATGGCGTGGAATACGAACTCCGGCGCGCGCTGTATGGCTATGGCCATGTCCCGATCGCGGCCGGCCGTTGGTATCTCAACACGGGTTCACTCGAAGCTGCCGTGGCGCTCGATGCGAACGCCATTGCGGTGTCCAGTCTGTCCAACGCGTTTGCGAACAAGCAGATCAAAATGCTGAACCTGGAGGGAGTCGTGCCCAGCCGGGTGGCCGTCCGCCGGGGCGAGTATCTGCTGGCGATGCCGATTTACCTGGTGTCGCGTACCGTGCCCGAGAACCCGCATGCCGCCCGATTGCAACGGCTCATCAGTGCCGAATCTCTGACCCGGTCTTTGCATGCCAGAAAGCTCACACCCATTCGCGACGCGAGCCTGCTGACCAAAGTCTTTGACCACCGCCGGGAACAATTGCTCGCCATCCTCGCCGTGCCCCCGGAACAGCCGCTCAGCCCTGATTTGCTAGCCCCGCAGGAAATTGAACCGCGTCCAGGCACCGAGACCGCTGTCAGCGGGAATAACGCGTCGATGGCGCCAGCAGCGCCTGAAACCGAGATCGACGCGCCGGCTTCGACCCGGCACTGA
- a CDS encoding transglutaminase-like domain-containing protein, whose amino-acid sequence MSQNVRTAREHWRLYVRGARMEGDLQIKTEVRRGPDGILSASRFYQAGDVMERSDAQWLNSSWQIRMQQGADVVQTVGERPLERLPQSHPMAGDVASQFDALNFEVLPLRFGNDGWSDAEQLRRFQTDADGLMPEAVSLLGFHLTLARCTEAITERRRQTLDLDAASGLELPTVLTESQRAGKLGFEFQDVPTALVLPELTTQTARRNGERLAVVVCATCQLHAEMAPAPGPSATAPNTFVDSNHPAIIAQAAALRADTDRHTMQRLVRFVRRHLWDQTDTLGYASASQALLSAQGNCSEHALLLAALARANGIPTRIVHGLVYHPSRRHHEAALLPHLWVQAWIDGQWQHFDAGQKGYSAGHIALAISDGDPRSVNDQLTLILEARVQRVVALN is encoded by the coding sequence GTGTCCCAGAACGTCCGAACCGCGCGCGAACATTGGCGCCTGTATGTCCGCGGCGCGCGGATGGAAGGCGATTTGCAGATCAAGACCGAAGTGCGCCGCGGCCCGGACGGTATTCTCTCGGCTTCGCGTTTCTATCAGGCTGGCGATGTGATGGAACGAAGCGATGCCCAATGGCTGAATTCGAGTTGGCAGATCCGGATGCAGCAGGGCGCCGACGTGGTGCAGACCGTTGGCGAGCGCCCGCTGGAACGGCTGCCCCAATCCCATCCAATGGCAGGTGACGTGGCCAGCCAGTTTGACGCGTTGAACTTCGAGGTCTTGCCGCTGCGATTCGGCAATGATGGGTGGTCGGACGCCGAGCAACTCCGACGATTCCAAACCGACGCCGACGGCTTGATGCCCGAGGCTGTGTCGCTACTTGGCTTTCACCTGACCCTGGCCCGTTGTACCGAGGCAATAACCGAGCGTCGCCGGCAAACATTGGACCTCGATGCGGCGTCGGGCCTCGAATTGCCAACGGTCCTCACCGAGAGCCAGCGCGCCGGCAAACTGGGTTTTGAGTTCCAGGATGTGCCGACGGCGCTTGTGCTCCCCGAACTCACGACGCAGACCGCCCGTCGGAACGGCGAACGGCTTGCGGTGGTCGTCTGCGCAACATGTCAGCTCCACGCCGAAATGGCGCCAGCGCCGGGGCCGAGCGCCACCGCTCCAAATACTTTTGTCGATTCCAATCACCCGGCAATCATCGCCCAGGCCGCTGCGCTGCGTGCCGACACCGATCGGCATACCATGCAGCGCCTCGTTCGGTTTGTCCGACGCCACCTTTGGGATCAGACCGACACGCTCGGTTATGCGAGCGCGAGTCAGGCCCTGCTGTCCGCGCAAGGCAATTGCAGTGAGCACGCCCTGCTGCTCGCTGCGCTGGCACGGGCCAATGGCATTCCGACACGAATCGTCCATGGGCTGGTCTACCACCCATCGCGCCGGCATCATGAAGCGGCGTTGTTACCCCATTTGTGGGTGCAGGCCTGGATTGACGGGCAGTGGCAGCACTTCGATGCCGGTCAGAAGGGGTACTCTGCAGGCCATATTGCACTCGCGATCAGCGACGGCGACCCGCGGTCGGTCAATGACCAATTGACCCTGATTCTCGAAGCCCGAGTCCAGCGCGTCGTCGCGCTGAACTGA